A part of Terriglobus roseus genomic DNA contains:
- a CDS encoding glutamine synthetase family protein: MSGNYRDFLELSYAELEDLNLAAKDQRKKRVAIDKIQEERLKYLTDTKGIKAVTVLFSDLEGRLHMLDYDKKFLVNSYDNLTFDGSSIRGFTAQKESDLRLGLDWNAFYWTPSDVFGTGKVMVFGEVIDKNGAPYAADLRGILKQYANKMYDEKGYTLNAANEVEGFLFEGVDAERSYHKTGSFEYVNAGGYYHSLPGDPLREFIDTAAEVQRAMGFENEKDHPEVAPSQFEINYTYGDVVSAADQIQLYKLICRQVATQMGMTASFLPKPVTGVNGSGMHTNVSITKDKKNLFFDKAGEENMSDLAWSFIDKILTHGNDICLLLNSSVNAYRRLDPHFEAPNQIKASATDRGSMVRIPIGNEKSARVEVRSVGPDANPYGVLYSVFKTGLDGQVGNIENLRQAARYLPDNIYTAIENFQGSEWITSLLGSDVKERFAELKKASADRCPRLLGTVVKGSEVQFHHEVYNQLLWGQF; this comes from the coding sequence ATGTCCGGCAATTACCGCGATTTTCTCGAACTGTCGTATGCAGAGCTCGAAGACCTCAACCTTGCAGCTAAGGATCAGCGCAAGAAGCGCGTAGCAATCGACAAGATTCAGGAAGAGCGTCTGAAGTACCTGACGGACACGAAGGGCATTAAGGCCGTCACGGTGCTGTTCAGTGACCTGGAAGGTCGCCTGCACATGCTTGACTATGACAAGAAGTTTCTGGTCAACAGCTATGACAACCTGACCTTTGATGGTTCCTCTATCCGTGGCTTTACGGCGCAGAAGGAATCCGATCTTCGCCTTGGCCTGGACTGGAACGCGTTCTACTGGACGCCGTCGGATGTCTTCGGCACCGGCAAGGTCATGGTCTTCGGCGAAGTCATCGATAAGAACGGCGCGCCGTATGCTGCCGATCTGCGCGGCATCCTGAAGCAGTATGCGAACAAGATGTATGACGAGAAGGGCTACACGCTGAACGCTGCGAACGAAGTTGAAGGCTTCCTGTTCGAGGGCGTGGATGCAGAGCGCAGCTATCACAAGACCGGCTCGTTTGAGTACGTGAACGCTGGTGGCTACTACCACTCGCTGCCTGGCGATCCGCTGCGTGAGTTCATTGACACCGCTGCGGAAGTACAGCGCGCGATGGGCTTCGAAAACGAGAAGGACCACCCGGAAGTGGCTCCGTCGCAGTTCGAAATCAACTACACCTATGGTGATGTGGTTTCTGCTGCTGACCAGATTCAGCTGTACAAGCTGATCTGCCGCCAGGTGGCTACGCAGATGGGTATGACCGCATCGTTCCTGCCCAAGCCGGTTACCGGCGTGAATGGCAGCGGCATGCACACCAACGTTTCCATCACCAAGGACAAGAAGAACCTCTTCTTCGACAAGGCCGGCGAAGAGAACATGTCGGATCTGGCATGGAGCTTCATCGACAAGATTCTCACGCACGGCAATGACATCTGCCTGCTGCTGAACTCGTCAGTGAATGCGTACCGCCGTCTTGATCCGCACTTCGAAGCTCCGAACCAGATCAAGGCTTCGGCTACCGATCGTGGATCGATGGTTCGTATTCCCATCGGCAACGAGAAGTCGGCACGTGTTGAGGTTCGTTCGGTTGGTCCGGATGCGAACCCCTACGGCGTGCTGTACTCGGTCTTCAAGACCGGTCTCGACGGACAGGTTGGCAACATTGAAAACCTGCGTCAGGCTGCTCGTTACCTGCCGGACAACATCTACACAGCCATCGAGAACTTCCAGGGATCGGAGTGGATCACGAGCCTGCTGGGTTCGGATGTGAAGGAGCGCTTCGCTGAGCTGAAGAAGGCTTCAGCAGATCGTTGCCCGCGTCTTCTGGGCACGGTGGTCAAGGGCAGCGAAGTCCAGTTCCACCACGAAGTCTACAACCAGCTCCTCTGGGGCCAGTTCTAG
- a CDS encoding EAL domain-containing protein — translation MAFQPIVNVASGAIYGYESLVRSESGDSAHSVLSRVPTEHFHTFDRACRSKAMSEAIRCGFLETGPTRLCVNVNPNAAINEASDLRRTCDEAAEMGFPLERLVLELVEDEEIWDLAKLKPIIDEYREYGVKVAMDDFGAGYSGLKLLSRLKPDVIKLDMALVHAMDEDRTSQVIVKAIVQACFELGIVTIAEGVERYDQAMRLRDMGVVFQQGYYFARPAFEALPTVQFELPELQIG, via the coding sequence ATGGCTTTTCAGCCGATCGTGAATGTCGCCAGTGGTGCGATTTACGGTTACGAGTCGCTTGTGCGCTCTGAGAGCGGCGACTCCGCTCATAGTGTTCTTTCGCGTGTGCCCACGGAACATTTCCATACCTTTGATCGCGCATGCCGTTCGAAGGCAATGTCTGAGGCGATCCGTTGCGGATTCCTCGAGACGGGCCCAACGCGTCTTTGCGTGAATGTGAATCCAAACGCTGCGATCAATGAGGCAAGCGACCTTCGCCGTACGTGCGATGAGGCCGCCGAGATGGGCTTTCCGCTGGAACGGCTTGTGCTTGAGTTGGTGGAAGACGAAGAGATCTGGGATCTGGCGAAGCTGAAACCCATCATCGATGAGTATCGCGAATACGGCGTGAAGGTGGCGATGGATGATTTCGGCGCGGGTTATTCCGGCCTGAAGCTGCTCTCGCGGCTGAAGCCCGATGTGATTAAGCTGGATATGGCGCTGGTGCATGCGATGGATGAAGACCGCACGTCGCAGGTGATTGTGAAGGCGATTGTGCAGGCTTGCTTTGAACTGGGTATCGTCACCATTGCAGAGGGCGTGGAGCGATATGACCAGGCAATGCGTCTGCGCGATATGGGAGTGGTGTTTCAGCAGGGCTATTACTTTGCCCGGCCCGCCTTTGAGGCGCTTCCCACTGTCCAGTTCGAGTTGCCAGAGTTGCAGATCGGTTAA
- a CDS encoding Ig-like domain repeat protein, translated as MGTPRTVVYDATGNLFVADSRNNIVTSITPAGQLTVVAGTGREGYDGDSGAATKALLNRPTSIALKSDGTLFIADTGNHCIRSVSPDGTITTIAGNGKPGDSADGSPAKIAQLRNPSGLALDSDGTLLIADTGNHRIRRIAANGNIVAVAGTGKEGDSGDGGSATNATFRRPASLLVLNNGAILIADTDARRIRMLSPDGTISAYGNTTFRSPQGMTLDASGNIVVADAQLQQVLQTSTTANNNLAGNGKQGTLATGALNSPSSVATNANGDIAISDRRNHQVQRLALPSLDFGSIPIGQTSATQTLLLQNAADTPLLITSVTLSPAFSIASNGNCSTPPFTLAAKAQCSLQLAFTPQANGSAQTIGLVQSSSAPPSMLRLTGIGVPGTNLATSRIALVSDGSISYSGAPIKLTATVAGSLLTPPTGNVIFQDGSNNIATVQLTAGAAILSTASLTAGTHTLRAIYSGDSAYATSTSTSITQTVVAAPDFSLTTSATSYSGGANNSVSIPITLLPLNGTLNHTTTLTISGLPSGATATFTPSTFTLAGDPIAVSLMIKLPATLARNPSIPTGIFSALLLLGIFPPKRKRLPAFLLILGTLSLQGCGGFRTTSITNPADNTHRYNCTITATTTGVVGDTLTHSVPVELDLTQ; from the coding sequence ATGGGAACCCCTCGTACGGTCGTTTATGATGCGACAGGCAATCTGTTCGTTGCAGATAGTCGAAACAACATAGTTACCAGCATCACTCCCGCAGGCCAACTTACCGTTGTCGCAGGAACTGGACGCGAAGGCTACGACGGCGATAGCGGCGCAGCCACCAAAGCTCTCCTCAATCGCCCCACGTCCATCGCGCTCAAATCCGATGGAACACTCTTCATTGCCGATACCGGAAATCATTGCATCCGCAGCGTCTCACCCGACGGAACTATCACCACCATTGCGGGCAATGGCAAGCCCGGAGACTCCGCCGACGGCAGCCCCGCTAAGATCGCCCAGCTCCGCAATCCGAGCGGTTTAGCCCTCGACTCTGACGGCACTCTCCTCATCGCCGACACAGGCAATCACCGCATCCGCCGCATCGCCGCAAACGGAAACATCGTCGCCGTTGCTGGCACAGGCAAAGAAGGCGATTCAGGTGATGGAGGCTCCGCAACGAATGCCACGTTCCGCAGACCCGCATCTCTACTGGTTCTGAACAACGGCGCAATCCTCATCGCCGATACCGATGCCCGCCGCATCCGCATGCTTTCACCCGACGGCACCATTAGCGCGTATGGCAACACAACCTTCCGTAGTCCCCAGGGCATGACCCTCGACGCCTCAGGCAACATCGTCGTTGCCGACGCGCAACTCCAACAAGTCCTGCAAACCTCAACCACGGCAAACAACAATCTCGCTGGCAACGGTAAGCAGGGCACGCTCGCAACCGGCGCTCTCAACTCCCCTTCTTCCGTTGCAACAAATGCTAACGGCGACATCGCCATCAGTGACCGCCGTAACCACCAGGTGCAGCGTCTCGCACTTCCCTCGCTCGACTTCGGAAGCATCCCCATCGGGCAAACCTCTGCAACGCAGACATTGCTGCTACAGAACGCCGCAGACACGCCGCTCCTGATCACGTCAGTCACACTGTCGCCAGCATTCTCCATAGCCTCAAACGGCAACTGCAGCACGCCGCCTTTCACACTCGCCGCAAAGGCGCAGTGTTCCCTTCAGTTAGCGTTTACTCCGCAAGCAAACGGAAGCGCGCAAACAATCGGCCTGGTCCAATCCTCCTCAGCACCGCCCTCCATGCTGCGACTCACAGGCATAGGAGTACCCGGCACAAACCTGGCAACATCGCGAATCGCTCTCGTCAGCGACGGCTCCATCAGCTATTCCGGGGCACCGATCAAACTCACAGCAACGGTCGCAGGTTCGCTGTTAACGCCTCCCACAGGCAACGTCATCTTTCAGGACGGCAGCAACAACATCGCCACAGTGCAGCTGACTGCCGGCGCAGCCATACTCTCCACCGCATCGCTCACTGCCGGCACACATACACTCCGAGCCATCTACAGCGGCGACAGTGCCTACGCCACCAGCACCTCCACATCCATTACGCAGACAGTAGTCGCAGCGCCTGATTTCTCTCTCACCACATCCGCAACCAGTTACAGCGGCGGTGCCAACAACTCAGTGAGCATCCCCATCACGCTGCTACCGCTGAACGGCACGCTGAATCACACAACAACACTCACCATCAGCGGTCTGCCCAGTGGTGCCACAGCCACCTTCACACCATCCACCTTCACCCTCGCAGGCGACCCCATCGCGGTATCGCTGATGATCAAACTCCCAGCAACACTCGCACGCAATCCATCAATCCCCACCGGCATATTCAGCGCGTTGCTTCTACTCGGCATCTTCCCGCCCAAACGCAAGCGCCTTCCAGCCTTCCTTCTCATCCTCGGCACACTCTCTCTGCAAGGATGCGGCGGTTTTCGCACTACCTCCATTACCAATCCCGCAGACAACACGCACCGCTACAACTGCACCATCACTGCTACCACCACAGGCGTAGTGGGCGACACGCTCACGCACTCCGTCCCGGTGGAATTGGATCTCACGCAATGA
- a CDS encoding ABC transporter permease, translating to MIAALRAFFIRVRGLWTAPSSEPSMREELAHDLALMTEDGELRGLSHEEARRQALLQLGGLEQTMQSVRDRRTLPSVEEFLQDLRFALRQLQRKPGFTLTAIFTLALGFGASIAIFAFVDAAMIKPLPFHDPKRLAWVTETVEIMGPANLSWQDYQDWNQQAKSFESFAVWRYAGYQMRIGEGLVFQPAIRVSANFLSTLGLHPAAGRDFTSSDNLPGAGKVMMISYDLWRDSFHNDPSVINRAIEMSGDKYTIIGVLPEKFQFAPRGRLQLLTAIAPKTGDCEARRSCHSLNGVARLHPGITFQQADVEVKAIANRLEQQYPDSNRGQGGIAQPLTEEVVRNIRPVFYVLLSAALLLCFIACVNVASLLLARSESRRREFALRTALGATRRRMFRQFATESVTLVLTGAATGLVLAIASVRSIMLLVPKNMRDQMPFFDAVSINRDTLLFSLTVAIGAIVLFTLMPAVRISWNALQRAIAEGSAGTGSGSLSWNRVGSLLVIAEVAVAVVLLAGAGLLSRSLANLLHTDLNFNPDHLVTVVVTGTTKKYEKDPEVYAMQHAVVEKLRAIPGVTAVGFGNSQPVNFNGNTEWIRFPDRPYDGKHIEINERNASATYFQALGTPLLKGRYISEQDTADKPLVSVVNRTFAEKYFPGQNPIGKTYGNTTLEPKSMKTIVGVVDDLHEGSLDDPIWPAAYDSAYQNTDQTALAIRVASGESAVIAAIPKVVRSVDPDLNLSDAMTMRDRIDSSQSATLHRGAAWLSGAFAIAALLLCAVGLYGVISYSISLRTREIGVRMALGARRESIYAMVLSEAGRLSLTGIVSGLLLAVLAASLLKSVLFGVSGWDPLTLGAACVVLGLASFLASALPARKAATANPMDALRTE from the coding sequence ATGATCGCCGCTCTGCGTGCTTTCTTCATCCGCGTGCGCGGTCTCTGGACAGCTCCGTCCAGCGAACCCAGCATGCGCGAGGAACTCGCACACGATCTGGCATTGATGACAGAGGACGGCGAACTCCGCGGTCTCTCGCACGAAGAAGCGCGTCGTCAGGCGCTACTGCAATTAGGAGGACTGGAACAAACCATGCAATCCGTTCGCGATCGTCGCACACTGCCCTCGGTTGAAGAGTTCCTTCAAGACCTCCGCTTTGCCCTGCGTCAACTTCAACGCAAGCCCGGCTTCACTCTTACTGCCATCTTCACACTTGCGCTCGGCTTCGGCGCCAGCATCGCTATCTTCGCCTTTGTTGACGCGGCCATGATCAAGCCGCTCCCCTTCCACGATCCAAAACGCCTGGCATGGGTAACTGAGACGGTTGAGATCATGGGGCCCGCTAACCTCTCCTGGCAGGACTACCAGGACTGGAATCAGCAGGCCAAGAGCTTCGAGTCTTTCGCAGTGTGGCGCTATGCCGGATACCAGATGCGCATTGGCGAAGGCCTCGTCTTCCAGCCAGCCATCCGTGTCAGTGCCAACTTCCTGTCGACGCTTGGGCTACATCCCGCTGCAGGCCGCGACTTCACCTCGTCGGATAATCTTCCCGGCGCTGGCAAGGTCATGATGATCAGCTACGATCTGTGGCGCGACAGCTTCCACAACGATCCCAGCGTGATCAACCGCGCGATTGAAATGAGTGGCGACAAGTACACCATCATTGGCGTCCTCCCAGAGAAATTTCAATTCGCACCGCGAGGCCGTCTACAACTTCTGACAGCCATCGCACCAAAGACTGGTGACTGTGAAGCGCGTCGCAGTTGCCACTCGCTCAACGGCGTAGCGCGTCTGCACCCCGGCATCACATTCCAGCAGGCCGACGTGGAAGTCAAAGCAATCGCCAATCGGCTGGAACAGCAGTACCCTGACTCCAATCGCGGTCAGGGTGGCATCGCCCAGCCGCTCACAGAAGAGGTCGTTCGCAACATCCGTCCTGTCTTCTACGTTCTGCTCTCTGCAGCACTATTGCTTTGCTTCATCGCATGCGTAAACGTGGCAAGCCTGCTGCTCGCACGTTCAGAAAGCCGCCGCCGCGAATTTGCATTACGCACCGCACTCGGCGCCACACGCCGACGCATGTTCCGTCAATTCGCAACAGAAAGCGTCACACTCGTTCTTACAGGTGCAGCCACCGGCCTCGTGCTCGCAATCGCAAGCGTCCGTTCCATCATGCTTCTGGTGCCCAAGAACATGCGTGACCAGATGCCGTTCTTCGACGCAGTCTCTATCAACCGCGACACGCTACTCTTCTCGCTCACCGTAGCCATCGGAGCCATCGTCCTCTTCACGCTCATGCCAGCAGTGCGCATCTCATGGAACGCCTTACAGCGCGCCATCGCAGAAGGCAGTGCCGGTACAGGCTCCGGTAGCCTCAGTTGGAATCGCGTTGGCTCACTACTCGTGATCGCAGAGGTTGCGGTAGCAGTCGTACTGCTCGCGGGCGCAGGACTACTCTCACGCAGCCTTGCGAACCTGCTCCATACGGATCTCAACTTCAACCCGGATCATCTTGTAACGGTCGTTGTCACCGGAACCACAAAGAAATACGAAAAAGATCCTGAGGTCTACGCCATGCAGCACGCAGTCGTTGAAAAGCTGCGCGCCATCCCCGGCGTCACCGCAGTAGGTTTCGGAAATTCGCAGCCCGTCAACTTCAATGGCAACACCGAATGGATTCGCTTTCCGGATCGTCCCTACGACGGGAAACACATCGAAATCAACGAACGCAACGCCTCGGCCACATACTTCCAGGCACTCGGCACACCGTTGTTGAAAGGCCGCTACATCTCCGAACAGGACACCGCAGACAAGCCGCTTGTTTCAGTCGTCAACCGCACCTTCGCGGAGAAGTATTTCCCCGGCCAGAACCCCATCGGCAAGACGTATGGCAACACCACGCTTGAGCCCAAATCCATGAAGACCATCGTCGGTGTTGTGGACGATCTGCATGAAGGCTCCCTCGACGATCCCATCTGGCCGGCCGCGTATGACTCGGCATATCAAAACACCGATCAGACGGCTCTGGCCATTCGCGTCGCCTCTGGAGAATCCGCAGTCATCGCTGCCATCCCCAAAGTCGTCCGCTCCGTCGACCCCGACCTCAATTTGAGCGACGCAATGACCATGCGCGACCGCATCGACAGTTCACAAAGCGCCACACTGCATCGCGGCGCAGCCTGGCTCTCCGGCGCATTCGCCATCGCAGCTCTCCTGCTCTGCGCCGTTGGACTCTACGGCGTCATCAGCTACTCCATCTCTCTGCGCACCCGCGAAATTGGCGTCCGCATGGCGCTGGGCGCACGTCGCGAATCCATCTACGCCATGGTGTTGAGTGAAGCTGGACGCCTCAGCCTCACGGGCATCGTAAGCGGCCTGTTGCTCGCTGTCCTCGCCGCCTCACTGCTCAAGTCTGTTCTCTTCGGCGTCTCCGGCTGGGACCCGCTCACTCTCGGTGCGGCATGCGTCGTACTTGGCCTGGCATCTTTCCTGGCCAGCGCTCTACCGGCCCGCAAAGCAGCAACCGCCAATCCCATGGATGCGCTGCGCACGGAATAA
- a CDS encoding pyruvoyl-dependent arginine decarboxylase, with amino-acid sequence MNMVPKRIFFTKGVGKHKERLTSFEMALRDAGIAAQNLVRVSSIFPPKCKLITRKEGLKYLNPGEVVFAVVAENSTREAHRLCVSSIGVAIPTDRNTYGYLSEHHSFGETEDQAGDYAEELAAEMLATTLDVEFDPDKSWDEKKEIYRISNKIVRTANVTQSAVGDKKGLWTTTIAAAILIMDDEEK; translated from the coding sequence ATGAACATGGTTCCGAAGCGCATCTTCTTCACGAAGGGCGTAGGAAAGCACAAGGAACGACTGACGTCGTTTGAGATGGCGCTGCGCGACGCCGGCATCGCGGCACAGAATCTGGTGCGTGTGTCGTCCATCTTCCCGCCCAAGTGCAAGCTGATTACCCGCAAGGAAGGTCTGAAGTACCTGAACCCCGGCGAGGTCGTCTTTGCAGTGGTCGCGGAAAACAGCACGCGTGAAGCACACCGCCTCTGCGTTTCATCCATCGGCGTGGCTATCCCCACCGATCGCAACACCTACGGCTATCTCTCGGAGCACCACAGCTTCGGCGAAACCGAAGATCAGGCCGGTGACTACGCGGAAGAGCTGGCAGCAGAAATGCTCGCCACCACCCTCGATGTGGAGTTCGATCCCGACAAGAGCTGGGACGAGAAGAAGGAAATCTACCGCATCTCCAACAAGATCGTCCGCACGGCAAACGTTACGCAGTCAGCCGTTGGCGACAAGAAGGGCCTGTGGACCACCACCATCGCCGCCGCCATCCTCATCATGGATGACGAGGAGAAGTAG
- a CDS encoding low specificity L-threonine aldolase codes for MSHISTDNSQQFASDNYSGICPEAWAAMQEANHGHATPYGDDPWTARASNLFRDLFETDCEVFFAFNGTAANSMSLASLCQSYHSVICAQTAHVETDECGAPEFFSNGSKLLTAQTIDGKMTPEAIRTLATSRQDIHFPRPKAVTITQSTETGRVYTLDQLKAISETTRELKMHLHMDGARFANAIAHVGCTPAEMTWKSGVEVLCFGGTKNGMAVGEAILFFNRALAEDFDYRCKQAGQLASKMRYLSSPWVGMLESGAWKRNGEHANTMAKRLHAAIADVANASIMFDVEANAVFLLASEPHLQQLRDRGWRFYTFIGGGARFMFAWDTDPARVDQLAADIRAIMS; via the coding sequence ATGAGCCACATCAGCACTGATAATTCGCAACAGTTCGCCAGCGACAACTACTCCGGAATCTGCCCTGAAGCATGGGCTGCCATGCAGGAAGCCAACCACGGCCACGCCACCCCTTACGGTGACGATCCATGGACAGCACGGGCCTCCAACCTCTTCCGCGATCTCTTCGAAACAGACTGCGAAGTCTTCTTCGCCTTCAACGGCACCGCGGCCAACTCCATGTCGCTCGCATCGCTCTGCCAGAGCTACCACTCCGTCATCTGCGCACAGACAGCGCACGTGGAAACCGACGAGTGCGGCGCACCCGAGTTCTTCTCCAACGGCAGCAAGCTCCTCACCGCGCAGACCATCGACGGCAAGATGACTCCCGAAGCCATCCGAACCCTCGCCACCTCGCGTCAGGACATTCACTTCCCTCGCCCCAAAGCTGTCACCATCACACAGTCCACGGAAACAGGCCGCGTCTACACGCTCGATCAGCTCAAAGCCATCAGCGAAACCACACGCGAGTTGAAGATGCACCTGCACATGGACGGCGCACGTTTCGCCAACGCCATCGCGCACGTCGGTTGCACACCCGCAGAGATGACGTGGAAGTCCGGCGTGGAAGTTCTCTGCTTTGGTGGAACCAAAAACGGCATGGCCGTCGGTGAAGCCATCTTGTTCTTCAACCGCGCCCTCGCGGAAGACTTCGACTATCGCTGCAAACAGGCAGGCCAGCTCGCCTCCAAGATGCGCTATCTCTCATCACCCTGGGTGGGCATGCTGGAAAGCGGCGCATGGAAGCGCAATGGCGAACACGCCAACACCATGGCGAAGCGCCTGCATGCCGCCATCGCAGATGTAGCCAACGCCAGCATCATGTTTGACGTGGAAGCCAACGCTGTCTTCCTGCTCGCAAGCGAACCGCATCTGCAACAACTTCGCGATCGCGGTTGGCGCTTCTACACCTTCATCGGTGGCGGCGCACGCTTCATGTTCGCCTGGGACACTGACCCAGCGCGCGTTGATCAACTCGCAGCAGACATCCGCGCCATCATGAGCTAA
- a CDS encoding PadR family transcriptional regulator, whose product MNERADVWQGTLSLMVLKTLQSMGAQHGYGIARRIEQTSGDLLALNYGTLYPALVKLEQEGYIAAEWGNSDNNRRAKFYSLTRAGHRRLATETKSWQQTSEIMSRFLALEAAK is encoded by the coding sequence ATGAACGAACGCGCGGACGTATGGCAAGGAACCCTGAGCCTGATGGTGCTGAAAACCCTGCAAAGCATGGGTGCTCAACATGGTTATGGCATCGCGCGTCGCATTGAGCAAACCAGCGGCGACCTCCTTGCACTCAACTACGGCACGCTCTATCCCGCGCTCGTAAAGCTGGAACAGGAAGGCTACATCGCAGCAGAGTGGGGCAACTCGGACAACAACCGCCGCGCCAAGTTTTATTCCCTCACCCGCGCCGGCCACCGTCGCCTCGCCACCGAGACAAAGAGCTGGCAGCAGACCAGCGAAATCATGTCTCGCTTCCTGGCCTTAGAGGCTGCAAAATGA
- the uvrB gene encoding excinuclease ABC subunit UvrB, whose amino-acid sequence MDFQLATDYKPQGDQPTAIAELTQGLRDEEKHQVLLGVTGSGKTFTMAKVIEAANRPALVLAHNKTLAAQLYHEFKQFFPNNAVEYFVSYYDYYQPEAYIPSGDLYIEKEATINDELDKLRLSATRSLFERRDCIIVSSVSCIYGLGSPEAYYGMLMLLEKGQKIRREDITRRLVEILYERNEGDFRRGTFRVRGDIIEVYPTYDELAYRIELFGDEIDSLSQIDPLFGTVKQKYARLPIYPKSHYVVQPERKSAAIDSIVKELTEWEAQLEKEGRMVEAQRIHQRTRFDLEMIKSVGYCHGIENYSRHFSGRLPGEPPPTLFDYFPRDFMIFIDESHVTVPQLHGMWHGDRSRKGNLVDYGFRLPSAMDNRPLTFDEFENRTGQIIYVSATPGPYELTKAAGVVTEQIIRPTGLVDPPVEIRPIKGQIDDLLAEIRDRVSKNERVLVTTLTKRMAEDLSGYYTEVGVKCRYMHSEIETLERVKLLRDLRKGEYDVLIGINLLREGLDLPEVSLVAILDADKEGFLRSQGSLIQTIGRAARHLNGRAILYADNMTDSMRRALDETSRRREKQLAYNEEHGITPQSVVRPIGEALVGIAEADYVDVTTDASVQDFASQQELDKHIAGLETEMREAAKNFEFEKAAKLRDTIKELRTKEFFFA is encoded by the coding sequence ATGGATTTTCAGCTCGCGACGGACTACAAACCACAGGGCGATCAGCCTACGGCCATCGCCGAACTCACGCAGGGATTGCGCGACGAAGAGAAGCATCAGGTTCTCCTCGGAGTCACCGGCAGCGGTAAGACCTTCACCATGGCGAAGGTCATTGAAGCCGCCAACCGCCCCGCCCTCGTCTTGGCGCACAACAAGACACTCGCCGCGCAGCTGTATCACGAGTTCAAACAGTTCTTCCCCAACAACGCCGTCGAATACTTCGTCAGCTATTACGACTACTATCAGCCCGAAGCCTACATCCCCAGCGGCGACCTCTACATCGAGAAGGAAGCCACCATCAACGATGAGTTGGACAAGCTGCGCCTCAGCGCAACCCGTTCTCTCTTCGAACGCCGCGACTGCATCATCGTCTCATCCGTCTCCTGCATCTACGGCCTCGGCTCACCGGAAGCCTATTACGGCATGTTGATGCTGCTGGAGAAGGGCCAGAAGATCCGCCGCGAAGACATCACACGCCGCCTCGTCGAAATCCTCTACGAGCGCAACGAAGGCGACTTCCGCCGCGGAACCTTCCGCGTGCGTGGCGATATCATCGAGGTCTACCCAACCTACGACGAGCTTGCCTATCGCATTGAACTCTTCGGCGACGAGATCGATTCACTCTCACAGATCGATCCTCTTTTCGGCACCGTCAAGCAGAAGTACGCGCGCCTGCCCATCTACCCCAAGTCTCACTACGTCGTGCAGCCTGAACGCAAGTCCGCCGCGATCGATTCAATCGTTAAGGAACTTACCGAATGGGAAGCGCAGCTTGAGAAAGAAGGTCGCATGGTGGAAGCGCAACGCATCCATCAACGCACGCGCTTCGACCTTGAGATGATCAAGTCCGTCGGCTACTGTCACGGCATTGAAAACTACTCGCGTCACTTCAGCGGACGCCTCCCCGGCGAACCGCCACCGACACTCTTCGATTACTTCCCGCGCGACTTCATGATCTTCATCGACGAATCGCACGTCACCGTCCCGCAGCTTCACGGCATGTGGCACGGCGACCGCTCGCGCAAAGGCAATCTCGTTGACTACGGCTTCCGTCTGCCCTCTGCAATGGACAACCGTCCGCTCACCTTCGACGAATTCGAGAACCGCACCGGCCAGATCATCTACGTCAGCGCGACACCCGGCCCGTACGAACTCACCAAGGCCGCAGGCGTCGTCACCGAACAGATCATCCGTCCCACAGGTCTCGTCGATCCGCCAGTAGAAATCCGTCCCATCAAGGGCCAGATCGACGACCTGCTCGCTGAAATCCGCGATCGCGTCAGCAAGAACGAACGTGTTTTGGTAACAACACTAACCAAACGCATGGCGGAAGATCTCAGCGGCTACTACACCGAAGTCGGAGTGAAGTGCCGTTACATGCACTCAGAAATCGAAACCCTGGAACGCGTCAAACTTCTGCGTGACCTACGCAAAGGTGAATACGACGTCCTCATCGGCATCAACCTTCTCCGCGAAGGCCTCGATCTTCCGGAAGTCTCGCTCGTCGCCATCCTCGATGCGGACAAGGAAGGCTTCCTCCGTTCGCAGGGATCACTGATCCAGACCATCGGTCGTGCTGCTCGCCACCTCAACGGTCGCGCCATCCTCTACGCCGACAACATGACAGACAGCATGCGCCGCGCACTCGACGAAACCAGCCGACGCCGCGAAAAGCAGCTAGCCTACAACGAAGAACACGGCATCACTCCACAGTCCGTCGTACGTCCCATCGGAGAAGCGCTCGTGGGCATCGCCGAGGCCGATTACGTCGATGTCACCACCGACGCATCCGTGCAGGACTTCGCATCGCAGCAGGAACTGGACAAGCACATCGCCGGTCTTGAAACCGAGATGCGCGAAGCCGCAAAGAACTTTGAATTTGAAAAGGCTGCGAAGCTGCGCGACACCATCAAGGAACTGCGCACAAAAGAGTTCTTCTTCGCTTAG